A segment of the Oxyura jamaicensis isolate SHBP4307 breed ruddy duck chromosome 12, BPBGC_Ojam_1.0, whole genome shotgun sequence genome:
TTGGTAGACATACCTGGTGCTAACAGTGACTTAACTGACAGTTTGTATGTCTTTCCCAGCATTAAAATACCCTAGCCCATCAAGCAGCATTGTCTTCCAGTCAGCTGGCATgacaaatgggaaaataaaggaaaataaagtgataAGGGAAGCATCACAGTGGGAGAGTTTGGAAACAAGCAAGGAAGAAGGAGATTTCATGGAAACTGATGATCAAGATAGcatggaagaagaagaagaagaaaaggatgtgAAAGAGGTAAATCAAGGTTTCATTCAATTGCTACCTGCTTAGACCCTGACATCAAATACCCTGTTAGTATCCTGCTGTAAACTGAGAACACacaggtgctgcagagccaccAGCAGTAATTGTTAAGAAAACAGACTTGTAAGTCAGCGTGTTCCTGACAAGGGGTCATCTACACTATCATCAGTCCTATTTCCTTTGCATTGGAAATTTTATTAGCGATGTCTGATTTAAACTCTTAATGTGTGACCTCTCCAATCTTAGGAAAGCAAAATTCGGATGaccaggaaagcaaagcttggaaaacaacaaacaagacatgcaacttcagaaaacaagctaGCAGGTCTGTGTAAAAACCTGTAGCATAATCTCTAGTACTCTACCACTTACATTTCAGTTCATTAACATTaacaaaccattttcttttctcagaaagtGGAAGTGACAGTTCGCTATCGTTCAGCTTGGACAAGACAGCAGATGAAGATGATGCCTATGATTTTAATACAGACTATGTGTAATGAGATGTGTGAAGATAGGGCTTGGAGACTCTTACTGGCCTTCAGACCAGTCAAACACTTCTGTTACAGAAGTTGTAGGAATGCTTCATAGCAGAGCTGCAGACATTCACAATTACTGTGCcaaataatgtatataatacTGTGTATCTCTAgataatttcagattttgtatAGTTCTAGGAAGCTGACCTTTAAGCCCTATACTTTTAATTCCTGTTAAAAAgactatttggaaaaaaaaatcagactgtgtTAGTTCATTCTTTGTGCCTCGTAAAGAGATCTTTCAAAAGGATAAACCCCACattgctttctttgaaaaactATGGTCACATTTTAAGCAATTAAATTTCTGGGCAagctttcatcttcctttcatAAAACTGTTAATCATTTTGCCTAGAGGATTACAGACTGTACCTCTAGAGCGTGACTTAAGtgagttttcagtatttttcaaaactataCGACTTTGACGGGTAACATTTGGTTTGCAAATACTTATTTCAGCTAGACATAAGGTATTTTATCTAAGCACTTCTCTGTAAGCTCAGTAGCTTCACAGGGAGAGGTAACTGGGATTATGGTAACAGTAATTTGTCTTCACAAGGGGGTAAAAAGCTTGTTTCTATGGTGCTCTAGAATAAGACATACTTCCTGGTGGAAATCTGGTAGCAACTGGTAACTGTAAAGCAAAGCATGTTCTTCTGTGTAATAAGGATGTTACTGTAGTCAGCCTGCAGCAAAACTGGGGCAACATTACCCCAGCTGCACTGAAAGAGGTAGCtgatacattttctttaaatgtacaTAGAGGCATCCATGCCTCCTTAGGTATCTTAAACTGCGTGTCTGTATCTGtgcttggtatttttttttatctaagCCTGCTAAAATAACCACTGACAGGAATGGTTCTTAAGAagccaggaaaagaaaggatCAGTAACAAACCAGAGAGCAGCATAGAACTATAGACAGTGTAGGTAATGAGATGAGAAGGtgaaaattcttttaaattataaagCAGTATTGAAACCCTATTCATACACATAAGCAAGCCCTTTAGCTCTCTGCTGCCCTGTACCTCATATCATGAACCACTGAGTGTTTCCCTGCTTGTCTTTTATCCGTACATCTTATACCTGTTCACAAGTAGTGGTACTGAATAAACATGAGAACCTGAATTCAAGCTTTACTACATCGAGTAATAGCCACAGCAACTGCTTGGATATACTAGCTAATAataaccatatatatatataaccaaTAACACtgtagcaattaaaaaaaaaaaaaatctacttacCTATAGCCAAGTCGATGGGCTGCCAAAGGTCACAGCAATCTCATTCAATGAATTCAGAGGGTCAGACCAAGAAGGACAGTGGGAGAAACTTCTATGGCACAGTCATGCTCACtcgagaaaaaaaaacatgcagaaattcTTAACAGTAACAACTCTGATCTATTTCATACAGCCTGACcctagaaataaatactttgcaCACTTTTACAATGCGTGCTTTCTCAAAGGTGAGATCAATTGGTTTTGACTTCATTCAGTTAACCACTGTActtaagcaaaacagaaacattacaTATATCGGACCACAACAGAAATCATATTGTCATTTACCTGAGGTTTGACTCACGTTAacattaacttttatttttgaacattttctcCACCACTTTACAGAGAATATTTTAGTGTTTACTGGCAGTTAAAACCACTTTGCATAGTGAAATATTACTTGAAATTATTCATCTTTCAAAAATCAAGATTCAATTTTGCAGAATTGTGCAAGACGGTCTTAGGCAGAAATGGCTGGGAGCAGTTTTCATGCAAGAAAGGACTGCTGATGAAACTATTTCACAGGATAACAACAAGACAGAACAAATACTGAGCTGCTCTTATTTACAGTATGTTCCTGTGCAATAATTGAATGGTGCAAGCTCCAGCTGAAGTTCTATCTTGTTTCTGGAACTGTTTGTTTACATAGCTGACACAATGATCCCCCAGAAGACTTGTAGTAAAGAGCAGAACGTACAACACACAAATGACCTAACAGAAGTGCTAGTTTTGCCTTCTGCTGGAGTAGCGTCTTCAGTCACACAAGAGAAGTGAGTCTCCTTTGGAACAGCACATGAGTAAGTGCATCTTCCTGTGCTCCAGAAGGCAAGGACTGCTCTATAATACAAagttgacttaaaaaaaaataaaaaaaatctgctcgGCTCCAGAAGTTTCCTGAGAAAATGCCATCAGTTATTAAAATTGTCTCTATTTTGCTTCATAGGCTTCTGAATGTCTCCGGATCAGGCTAAACTTGCCTGTAGGATCAGGGACATACCACTTCTCCCACACTTCAGCGTATGAAGCTGTTCTTCCCCATGGTTTGAAATGTCCATTCCAATGAAGCAGCTTGGCAGCTTTCACAAACTGAGGAGAATACCTTTTTCCAGCACTAGACccttttattgaaaaagaaacattagtGCCATAATaaaggcagcaggaaaaaacagaatgtgatattttaacttcaaaacaaaGGATTTTAATAGGAAATCTTGTCATTTATGGAAAAAGGAGGTGATATAGGAGGCAGAAGTCatggaaaactaaaaaacaatCAGATGCAATGGAAGGCTACTTTGATCTGtctctgtatatattttaatgtactgCTTTAAATTCCAAGTTCTTTAAAACCCTTTTAATACCCAGTATATTCAGCAGCCTATATATCACTCATTTGAAATGAAACCTAAGAGCTCTCCCATCTTTGGGGTTTTACCAGTAGCAGAACTGATAACGAATGTCTGCTCCTCTTCATCTTGGAGGAGAGGCCTAGGATCACTTCAGATACAATACATATGTGGAAACAATAAAAAGGATACAAGAACTTGAGAGCTCAAAATCAAAAACAATCCCGCTAGCAGTTCAAAGAGGAATGTGGAGGATTAGGCCCACAAAATGCAAGACGGTATTGGGAAGCTGCATTTCATAAAGCACAAGGTATAACGCAGGGTAAGAAGAGAACCGTTTGCTGTATCAACTCAGAGCTCAGCTACAGACCTCGAAAAACACACGGGAAGCAAAGCATTGCACACTTCATACATACCAAGATGTCGGACATTCCACATGGGATCAATACTGGAATGTTGCTTGTAAAATACAATTAGCAGTGGAGGTGTCGTGATGCTGCCAGCCAGAGTTCTGCTGTAAAGTTcctctctgaaagagaaaatggaaaggagtTGGGGAAGGTTGCTTGTGTGGCCCTAAATCAGTTGACTTTCACTTGCAGCTGCATGACAGGAATCCACAGCTAGATATGCAGCCCTTCATTTAACAGTTAAAAGCCATCACTTAGCCCAATCCCCGACCTATGGCCACCCCCATCTCAGGGGTACTCACGCTACATTAAGCGTCATCCACTTCTCCAATTGTTTAGTGATGTTCTGTAATTTCCATTCTGTCAAATTGGCAACAAAAACTCCTGGATTGAAAGAGCAAGTGTTGGCTTTCATGGCAAGCTTTCGGATGGTTTCTTTCTTGTAATCTAGAAACCCAATGTAAttatactgaaaaagaaagagtatAGAAATTAGCTTAAAAATATAGTCAAATtcctttgtaaagaaaaacttTGCACAACTCTCAGCAGACAAGCATAACTTTGTTAAAACAAATTCCCCTTCCTTCAACACAAGAGAAAGTaagtcaaacattttaaaaatatgattaaacTACACACTTTAAGGAAAGCTGCATGGTATTAATGTCTACAACCTGAAATAGCAGGCCCAGAACAAGTGCTTTTCatacataaacaaataaaaaaaaaattcctctggTGTTCTAAGACCTTCTACTGTTCCACTATCATTGTAAGCACAGCCAAAACTCAGTGTTTTTTACTGTACCTAAATTACTGTACCAGGCATCACTTGTAACACAAACATCACAATCAACTGATTTTGGTAGGTAAAGTCACACCTTTAGGTTCACTGGTTCAAAATCAACCTTCAATAATATCAAAACCAAGCGCTTGGTTCCAAAGCCTGGGATCTACAACGTTATGACTGAGTCAGAATGAAACCAACCTGATTCCCTGCTCCACGGACAGCAACTTTGTTAGTGGTTGAGTCACAATCATCTGAAAACGCAGCTGCATGTCCAGGTTTCAATGGAGTGTTGTAAAGTTCAAGGAtatcatctgaaaaaataaaataagcacagaaaaattaaaatcagtccTGTTTAAGCCCTGCGTGACTTTTTGTTCAGCCCATCGCTGCAGCAGATAGAAACACTCAGTTTAATCCAATTCATTCATGTTTGAGAAgtttttacatcttttcttGAAGTAGAAGCGTTTGGCTACTGCAGAGACGGCACGCTGAACCTAGCATATACCAATGgcaaaacatgaagaaaaggtCCTGTACCTTGCACTACTACGTCGTCGTCCACATAGATGGCCTTCTCTGCATGAGGTACCAAACTAGGCAAGTAGAATCTTGCAAAGGTTAactgtgaaagcaaaataaataaataaattggaaaattgttcaaaaaagtgagaaatttTGAAATAGGTACTCCTGACACTTAATGTCCAACTTCCACCCTGGAAGCAAGACAGCCAGCAGTATCTTATCAGTTATTTACAATAAGCAAGTTCTATCAATTCCTAGTTTCCCATGAATCTGTGCATCGATAAACAAACTTTAAGACTGGTCTCTGATAGAATTTATTATCTTTCCACACATATCTGTAGTACCTGAGAGGTTTTGGCATGCTTGACACACAACCTGCT
Coding sequences within it:
- the GLT8D1 gene encoding glycosyltransferase 8 domain-containing protein 1; its protein translation is MSLRKANVAILVAAVVVFVLVLHRNFLGLSDFLRRELTDSNPLGLQPIDFIPAVPQRLTDERNDKEISVVIAASDERLGGAIAAMNSIYHNTKSNVVFYIVTLNDTVDHLRLWLSNTALKNLRYRILDFDPRVLEGKVQVDPQKADPLKPLTFARFYLPSLVPHAEKAIYVDDDVVVQDDILELYNTPLKPGHAAAFSDDCDSTTNKVAVRGAGNQYNYIGFLDYKKETIRKLAMKANTCSFNPGVFVANLTEWKLQNITKQLEKWMTLNVAEELYSRTLAGSITTPPLLIVFYKQHSSIDPMWNVRHLGSSAGKRYSPQFVKAAKLLHWNGHFKPWGRTASYAEVWEKWYVPDPTGKFSLIRRHSEAYEAK